The following are from one region of the Hydrogenophaga sp. BPS33 genome:
- a CDS encoding OmpA family protein: MVDLDERVLEDDDGIERSAPVWAVFGDLMAGLVGAFVLILVSVLAVQMDLVTSLQTEVKKREQEEQRRMALEKALAVPLQNGRVTLDNGRIGISGNVLFALNSDELRPEGLQVLKSLVPPLQVYLKERDEMLMVSGFTDDRPVQATNLRFTDNLELSAQRALTVTRALIQAGMPPQRVFSAAFGAEQPVAANTDEKGRALNRRVEIAPVPKSTNGSTNGSTQGPAKGGAGG; the protein is encoded by the coding sequence ATGGTCGATCTCGACGAGCGCGTGCTGGAGGACGACGACGGCATCGAGCGCTCCGCGCCGGTGTGGGCCGTGTTCGGCGACCTCATGGCCGGCCTGGTGGGGGCGTTCGTGCTCATCCTCGTGAGCGTGCTCGCGGTGCAGATGGATCTGGTCACCAGCCTGCAGACCGAGGTGAAGAAGCGCGAGCAGGAGGAGCAGCGGCGCATGGCGCTGGAGAAAGCCCTGGCCGTGCCCTTGCAGAACGGCCGCGTGACGCTGGACAACGGCCGCATCGGCATCAGCGGCAACGTGCTGTTCGCGCTCAACTCCGACGAGCTGCGGCCTGAGGGCCTGCAGGTGCTCAAGAGCCTGGTGCCGCCGCTGCAGGTCTACCTGAAGGAGCGCGACGAGATGCTCATGGTCAGCGGTTTCACCGACGACCGCCCGGTGCAGGCCACCAACCTGCGCTTCACCGACAACCTCGAACTCTCGGCCCAGCGCGCGCTCACCGTCACGCGCGCCTTGATCCAGGCCGGCATGCCGCCGCAGCGTGTGTTCAGCGCGGCCTTCGGCGCGGAGCAACCTGTGGCCGCCAATACCGACGAGAAGGGCCGGGCCTTGAACCGCCGCGTGGAAATCGCGCCGGTGCCCAAGTCCACCAATGGCAGCACCAATGGCAGCACCCAGGGCCCTGCCAAGGGCGGTGCCGGTGGCTGA
- a CDS encoding DUF2894 domain-containing protein, with product MADTDAVRARYREALARRLQAAPPAVQRWLHEKLRTRGEGEGEAELAWARETPPPATPTTAPRRKAASVPRKNASPLALLSQQDDEGTVRSELRSAQAFRETWSRICAENDVNQAAQRAPENAGPLNSHMLVLRTLSLMRELSPDYLRRFMAHTDTLLWLDQASTRLKAPAPVGKAKPARSKR from the coding sequence GTGGCTGACACCGACGCCGTGCGCGCGCGCTACCGCGAAGCGCTGGCGCGCCGCCTGCAGGCCGCGCCGCCGGCGGTGCAGCGTTGGCTGCACGAGAAGCTGCGAACACGCGGTGAAGGTGAGGGCGAGGCCGAACTGGCATGGGCAAGGGAAACGCCCCCGCCGGCCACACCGACCACAGCGCCGCGGCGCAAGGCGGCCAGCGTGCCACGCAAAAACGCCTCGCCCCTGGCGCTGCTGAGCCAGCAGGACGACGAGGGCACGGTGCGCTCCGAGTTGCGCAGCGCGCAGGCGTTTCGCGAGACCTGGTCGCGCATCTGCGCCGAAAACGACGTGAACCAGGCCGCGCAGCGCGCGCCGGAAAACGCGGGGCCACTCAATTCGCACATGCTGGTGCTGCGCACCCTAAGCCTGATGCGCGAGCTCTCGCCCGACTACCTGCGCCGCTTCATGGCGCACACCGACACGCTGCTATGGCTGGACCAGGCCAGCACACGGCTCAAGGCACCGGCGCCGGTAGGCAAGGCCAAGCCGGCGAGGTCAAAACGCTGA
- a CDS encoding VOC family protein — MQAHITVITLGVDDLERAVAFYRDGLGLSTPGIIGTEFENGAVAFFQLHNGLKLALWPRRSLAADTGLPLLSATPQASSALELSLGHNVDSREAVDAVMQQAAAAGARTVKPAQDTFYGGYAGYFQDPDGHLWEVVFNPGLDDLG, encoded by the coding sequence ATGCAAGCACACATCACCGTCATCACCCTCGGCGTAGACGACCTGGAACGCGCCGTCGCCTTTTACCGCGACGGCCTGGGGCTGAGTACCCCAGGCATCATCGGCACGGAATTCGAGAACGGCGCGGTGGCCTTCTTCCAGCTTCACAACGGGTTGAAGCTCGCGCTGTGGCCACGCCGCAGCCTGGCGGCCGACACCGGTCTGCCGCTGCTCTCGGCCACACCGCAAGCGTCGAGCGCGCTGGAGCTTTCGCTCGGCCACAACGTGGACTCGCGCGAGGCCGTGGACGCCGTGATGCAACAGGCCGCCGCTGCGGGCGCACGCACCGTGAAACCCGCGCAGGACACCTTCTACGGCGGCTACGCCGGCTACTTCCAGGACCCGGATGGGCACCTGTGGGAAGTGGTGTTCAACCCGGGCCTGGACGACCTGGGCTGA
- a CDS encoding ABC transporter permease has product MNFHGIKAIYRFEMARTFRTITQSIVAPVLTTSLYFIVFGTAIGSRMGDIDGITYGAFIIPGLVMLSLLSESISNASFGIYMPKWSGTIYELLSAPVSWVEVLCGYVGAAATKSVMLGLLILLTARVFVPYHIEHPVWMVGFLLLTAITFSLFGFIIGLWADNFQKLQVIPLLVVTPLTFLGGAFYSINMLPPVWQAVSLFNPVVYLISGLRWAFYGESDVNIVASTGMTVLFMALCLGFIAWVFKTGYKIRR; this is encoded by the coding sequence CTGAACTTCCACGGCATCAAGGCCATCTACCGCTTCGAGATGGCGCGCACCTTCCGCACCATCACGCAGAGCATCGTCGCGCCGGTGCTCACCACCTCGCTCTACTTCATCGTCTTCGGCACCGCCATCGGCTCGCGCATGGGCGACATCGACGGCATCACCTACGGCGCCTTCATCATCCCCGGCCTGGTCATGCTCTCGCTGCTGAGCGAGAGCATTTCCAACGCCTCGTTCGGCATCTACATGCCCAAGTGGTCGGGCACCATCTACGAACTGCTGTCCGCGCCGGTGTCTTGGGTGGAGGTGCTGTGCGGCTACGTGGGCGCGGCGGCCACCAAGTCGGTCATGCTGGGGCTGCTCATCCTGCTGACGGCGCGTGTGTTCGTGCCCTACCACATCGAACACCCGGTCTGGATGGTCGGCTTCCTGCTGCTCACGGCCATCACGTTCAGCCTGTTCGGTTTCATCATCGGCCTGTGGGCCGACAATTTCCAGAAGCTGCAGGTGATTCCGCTGCTGGTGGTCACGCCGCTCACCTTCCTGGGCGGCGCGTTCTACTCCATCAACATGCTGCCACCGGTGTGGCAGGCGGTTTCGCTGTTCAACCCGGTGGTCTACCTCATCAGCGGCTTGCGATGGGCGTTCTACGGCGAGTCCGACGTCAACATCGTGGCCAGCACCGGCATGACCGTGCTCTTCATGGCGCTGTGCCTGGGCTTCATCGCCTGGGTGTTCAAGACCGGCTACAAGATCCGAAGGTAG
- a CDS encoding ABC transporter ATP-binding protein: MTLSSQAVNTADPIVSVRGVSKTYAGGFQALKNVNLDIRRGEIFALLGPNGAGKTTLISIVCGIANASEGVVLADGFDTVRDYRRAREAIGLVPQELHTDAFESVWATVSFSRGLFGKAPDPAYIEKILRDLSLWDKKDNKILTLSGGMKRRVLIAKALSHEPKILFLDEPSAGVDVELRHDMWRMVRELRDRGTTIILTTHYIEEAEDMADRIGVINNGELIVVEDKHVLMRKLGKKQLTLTLQHAMSQLPEALARWPLALANDGHTLTYTFDTQQDDTGIAELLRTLNAQGIDFKDLQSSESSLEDIFVSLVRKPQDSRTGVPA, translated from the coding sequence ATGACCCTTTCTTCCCAGGCGGTGAACACTGCCGACCCCATCGTGTCCGTGCGCGGCGTGAGCAAGACCTACGCCGGTGGTTTCCAGGCGTTGAAAAACGTCAACCTCGACATTCGGCGCGGCGAGATCTTCGCCTTGCTCGGCCCCAACGGCGCGGGCAAGACCACGCTCATCAGCATCGTCTGCGGCATCGCCAATGCGAGCGAAGGCGTGGTGCTCGCGGACGGCTTTGATACCGTGCGCGACTACCGGCGCGCGCGTGAGGCCATAGGCCTGGTGCCGCAGGAGCTGCACACCGACGCCTTCGAATCGGTGTGGGCCACGGTGAGTTTCAGCCGTGGCCTATTCGGCAAGGCGCCCGACCCGGCCTACATCGAGAAGATCCTGCGCGACCTGTCGCTGTGGGACAAGAAGGACAACAAGATCCTCACGCTCTCGGGCGGCATGAAGCGCCGCGTGCTGATCGCCAAGGCGCTGTCGCACGAACCCAAGATCCTCTTTCTCGACGAGCCCAGCGCGGGCGTGGACGTGGAATTGCGGCACGACATGTGGCGCATGGTGCGCGAACTGCGCGACCGTGGCACCACCATCATCCTCACCACCCACTACATCGAAGAGGCCGAAGACATGGCCGATCGCATCGGCGTGATCAACAACGGCGAACTCATCGTGGTGGAAGACAAGCACGTGCTCATGCGCAAACTGGGCAAGAAGCAGCTCACCCTCACCTTGCAGCACGCCATGTCGCAACTGCCCGAAGCGCTCGCGCGCTGGCCGCTGGCCCTCGCCAATGACGGCCACACGCTCACCTATACCTTCGACACCCAGCAGGACGACACGGGCATCGCCGAGCTGCTGCGCACGCTCAACGCGCAGGGTATCGACTTCAAGGACCTGCAGTCCAGCGAGAGCTCGCTGGAAGACATCTTCGTCAGCCTGGTCCGCAAACCCCAAGACAGCCGCACGGGGGTGCCTGCATGA